Proteins encoded within one genomic window of Oryza glaberrima chromosome 12, OglaRS2, whole genome shotgun sequence:
- the LOC127757790 gene encoding RING-H2 finger protein ATL39-like: protein MDAPRRRSNGAWEINLVRRSPATARTDRCSRLLLLWSGFVGVVVVLYLFVGHVWASVATAVLLAAAGWFTWYYFGAAPAPPVLPDHQQPAAPVEARGLSQEDIEAIPAFEYRRGSSGGAVAQCAVCIAAVKDGDTVRRLPACGHAFHAPCVDGWLRDHATCPMCRADVVKVAGETTPATEEPPV from the coding sequence ATGGACGCACCTCGCCGGCGGAGCAACGGCGCGTGGGAGATCAACCTGGTGCGGCGGAGCCCGGCCACGGCGCGGACCGACCGCTGCTCGAGGCTGCTCTTGCTGTGGAGCGGGTTCGTCGGAGTCGTCGTCGTGCTCTACCTGTTCGTTGGCCACGTCTGGGCGTCCGTCGCCACGGCggtgctcctcgccgccgcgggctgGTTCACCTGGTACTACttcggcgcggcgccggcgccgccggtgctccCCGATCATcagcagccggcggcgccggtggaggcCCGCGGGCTCAGCCAGGAGGACATCGAGGCCATCCCGGCGTTCGAGTACAGGAGGGGATCatcgggcggcgcggtggcgcagtGCGCGGTGTGCATCGCCGCCGTGAAGGACGGGGACAcggtgcggcggctgccggcgtgCGGCCACGCGTTCCACGCGCCGTGCGTGGACGGGTGGCTGCGCGACCACGCGACGTGCCCCATGTGCCGCGCCGACGTCGTCAAGGTCGCCGGAgagacgacgccggcgacggaggagcCGCCCGTGTAG